The Microlunatus antarcticus genome window below encodes:
- a CDS encoding beta-glucosidase family protein: MSDLDVDRLLTELTLQEKASLTSGSDFWHTTGVERLGIPRIMVSDGPHGLRAQPEEGDHLGLGGSLPATCFPTASAIASAWDPELLGRIGAALAQEARACNLSVILGPGINIKRSPLCGRNFEYFSEDPYLTGELAVGLVDGIQAHGVGTSLKHYAANNQETDRLRVDARVDERTLREIYLPAFERVVTASQPWTVMCAYNKVNGLSASENPWLLTTVLRDDFGFEGLVVSDWGAVYHRVPALVAGTDLEMPPALPHSPDAVVAAVQSGELDVAVLDARVRTVLELAAKGRHVLDLDESFDVDAHHTLAREAAARSVVLLTNDGILPLAPDTSIAVVGELARTPRYQGAGSSQVNPTRVDVILDELTARFGDVPFAAGYGVGDTGEDEALRAEAERVATQASTVVVVLGLPAADESEGFDRTHLDLPANQLATLAAVAAVNADVVVVLANGSTVVLGDVVPHARALVEAWLGGQAAGGGIVDVLTGAVNPSGKLAETVPHRLEDSSSYLGFPGDSQVVRYGEGLFVGYRGYDASHLEVAFPFGFGLSYTTFALSDLTVATHGSVADGSLGATVTVTVRNTGSVTGAEVVQVYVEDPGSSVTRPVRELGGFARVELAPGASQQVSVELGQRAFSFWSELNGRWAVEAGDFTLAVGSSSRDLPLRQTVHVDAPSLARPLARDSTLHEWMADPRGRALLEREISAGQPGAVLEPELLSVIGTMPMSTLANFGGMSLSQDRLDEVTEEWRRGADAPA; the protein is encoded by the coding sequence GTGAGCGACCTCGACGTCGACCGCCTGCTGACCGAGCTGACCCTGCAGGAGAAGGCCTCGCTGACCAGCGGCTCCGACTTCTGGCACACCACCGGGGTCGAACGGCTCGGCATCCCGCGGATCATGGTCTCGGACGGCCCGCACGGCCTCCGGGCCCAGCCGGAGGAGGGCGACCACCTCGGGCTCGGCGGGTCGCTGCCCGCGACCTGCTTCCCGACGGCCTCGGCGATCGCCTCGGCCTGGGACCCGGAGCTGCTCGGCCGGATCGGCGCGGCGCTGGCCCAGGAGGCCCGCGCCTGCAACCTGTCGGTGATCCTCGGCCCGGGCATCAACATCAAGCGCTCACCGCTGTGCGGTCGCAACTTCGAGTACTTCTCGGAGGACCCGTACCTCACCGGGGAGCTCGCGGTCGGCCTCGTCGACGGCATCCAGGCGCACGGCGTCGGCACCTCGCTGAAGCACTACGCGGCCAACAACCAGGAGACCGACCGGCTGCGGGTGGACGCCCGGGTCGACGAGCGCACGCTGCGCGAGATCTACCTGCCCGCCTTCGAACGGGTCGTCACGGCGTCGCAGCCGTGGACGGTGATGTGCGCCTACAACAAGGTGAACGGGCTGTCCGCGTCGGAGAACCCGTGGCTGCTGACCACGGTCCTGCGCGACGACTTCGGCTTCGAGGGCCTGGTCGTGTCGGACTGGGGCGCGGTCTACCACCGCGTGCCCGCGCTGGTCGCCGGGACCGACCTCGAGATGCCGCCGGCGCTGCCGCACAGCCCGGACGCGGTGGTCGCGGCCGTGCAGTCGGGCGAGCTCGACGTCGCGGTGCTCGACGCGCGCGTGCGTACGGTGCTCGAGCTCGCCGCCAAGGGGCGGCACGTGCTCGACCTCGACGAGTCCTTCGACGTCGACGCGCACCACACCCTGGCGCGGGAGGCGGCGGCGCGGTCGGTCGTGCTGCTCACCAACGACGGCATCCTGCCGCTCGCGCCGGACACCTCGATCGCCGTCGTCGGCGAGCTCGCCCGCACCCCGCGCTACCAGGGGGCGGGCTCGTCGCAGGTGAACCCCACCCGCGTCGACGTCATCCTCGACGAGCTCACGGCCCGCTTCGGGGACGTGCCGTTCGCGGCCGGCTACGGGGTGGGCGACACGGGCGAGGACGAGGCGCTGCGCGCCGAGGCCGAACGGGTCGCGACGCAGGCCAGCACGGTGGTCGTGGTCCTCGGGCTGCCGGCCGCCGACGAGTCGGAGGGCTTCGACCGGACCCACCTGGACCTGCCGGCCAACCAGCTGGCCACGCTCGCGGCGGTCGCCGCGGTCAACGCCGACGTCGTCGTGGTGCTGGCCAACGGCTCGACCGTCGTGCTGGGCGACGTCGTGCCGCACGCACGGGCCCTGGTCGAGGCGTGGCTGGGCGGCCAGGCCGCCGGGGGCGGGATCGTGGACGTCCTCACCGGGGCGGTGAACCCGTCGGGCAAGCTCGCCGAGACGGTCCCGCACCGGCTCGAGGACAGCTCGTCCTACCTGGGCTTCCCCGGCGACTCGCAGGTCGTGCGCTACGGAGAGGGGCTCTTCGTCGGCTACCGGGGCTACGACGCCTCCCACCTCGAGGTCGCGTTCCCGTTCGGCTTCGGGCTGTCGTACACGACCTTCGCGCTCTCCGACCTGACGGTGGCGACCCACGGGTCGGTCGCCGACGGGTCGCTGGGGGCGACGGTGACCGTCACCGTGCGCAACACCGGGTCCGTGACCGGGGCCGAGGTCGTGCAGGTGTACGTCGAGGACCCCGGGTCGAGCGTCACGCGCCCGGTGCGGGAGCTCGGCGGGTTCGCCCGCGTCGAGCTGGCCCCCGGCGCCTCGCAGCAGGTGTCGGTCGAGCTCGGCCAGCGGGCGTTCTCCTTCTGGTCGGAGCTGAACGGGCGGTGGGCCGTCGAGGCGGGCGACTTCACGCTGGCCGTGGGGTCGAGCTCCCGCGACCTGCCGCTGCGCCAGACCGTGCACGTGGACGCGCCGAGCCTGGCCCGCCCGCTCGCCCGCGACTCGACCCTGCACGAGTGGATGGCCGACCCGCGCGGCCGCGCGCTGCTCGAGCGCGAGATCAGCGCCGGTCAGCCCGGCGCGGTGCTCGAGCCGGAGCTCCTCAGCGTCATCGGGACGATGCCGATGAGCACGCTGGCGAACTTCGGCGGGATGAGCCTGTCGCAGGACCGCCTGGACGAGGTCACGGAGGAGTGGCGCCGGGGGGCCGATGCTCCTGCATAA
- a CDS encoding MerR family transcriptional regulator, with protein MTDGAPGAHVSSRPADQHPVQMQIGQVAELTEVSVRTLRHWEEAGLVTPSARSTGGFRLYTADDVARLRTIRRMKPLGFTLDEMKQMLVSLDVLDDPTATPEARAAAVAFVVDCHARAVESCSTLRRQLAYAEEFRDLLATRGRRD; from the coding sequence GTGACTGACGGGGCTCCGGGCGCCCACGTGAGCTCGCGCCCGGCCGACCAGCACCCCGTGCAGATGCAGATCGGGCAGGTGGCCGAGCTGACCGAGGTGTCTGTCCGCACGCTGCGCCACTGGGAGGAGGCGGGCCTGGTCACCCCGTCCGCCCGCAGCACCGGTGGCTTCCGTCTCTACACCGCCGACGACGTGGCCCGGCTCCGCACCATCCGGCGCATGAAGCCGCTCGGCTTCACCCTCGACGAGATGAAGCAGATGCTCGTGTCGCTGGACGTGCTCGACGACCCGACGGCGACGCCCGAGGCCCGGGCGGCGGCCGTCGCCTTCGTCGTCGACTGCCACGCGCGCGCGGTCGAGAGCTGCTCGACGCTGCGGCGCCAGCTCGCGTACGCCGAGGAGTTCCGGGACCTGCTCGCCACCCGGGGCCGGCGCGACTAG
- a CDS encoding MFS transporter, whose amino-acid sequence MSSSSDSPYEDPARGDGGSGGVGVAERGAEHHWFQVPTKEVGPKFVGGLVFAQLIFFIALLGPAIVGISLKVQKTIPLEQQTTAVGIIGGFGALAATLGNVVFGRLSDRTTSRFGRRRPWLVAGTTVMTLAFVVMALGQNVTVITLGWCLAQLGANATLAPFVATISDQVPKFQRGSVAALLGIAQNVGILGGTYLAQLLQNHLVVLFVVPSIFAIGAMILFAVILPDQRLRVKPGAMTPSEWITTLWLNPLKHPDFALAWWSRFLITLATFMFTTFRLFYLRDKLGLAESAAPAAVTVGVLIYTIALVVSGYVAGKISDRTGRRKFLVAGSTLLFGVGIVLLAHVSTLAGFYVVEGILGVAYGIYVGVDLALVVDVLPNPDDAGKDLGVFNMANALPQSAAPAIGALLLSIGAVGADKNYTLLLYSAGVAALIGALVVLPIKKVK is encoded by the coding sequence ATGAGCAGCAGCAGCGACAGCCCGTACGAGGACCCGGCCCGGGGTGACGGGGGCTCGGGAGGGGTCGGGGTGGCGGAACGGGGGGCCGAGCACCACTGGTTCCAGGTGCCGACCAAGGAGGTCGGACCGAAGTTCGTCGGCGGGCTCGTCTTCGCGCAGCTGATCTTCTTCATCGCCCTGCTCGGTCCCGCGATCGTCGGCATCAGCCTCAAGGTGCAGAAGACCATCCCGCTCGAGCAGCAGACGACGGCCGTAGGCATCATCGGCGGCTTCGGCGCGCTGGCCGCCACGCTGGGCAACGTCGTCTTCGGGCGGCTCTCGGACCGGACCACCTCGCGCTTCGGCCGGCGCCGGCCCTGGCTCGTCGCCGGCACGACCGTGATGACGCTCGCCTTCGTCGTGATGGCTCTCGGGCAGAACGTCACCGTGATCACGCTCGGCTGGTGCCTCGCCCAGCTGGGCGCGAACGCCACGTTGGCCCCGTTCGTCGCCACGATCTCCGACCAGGTGCCGAAGTTCCAGCGGGGGAGCGTCGCCGCGCTGCTCGGCATCGCCCAGAACGTCGGCATCCTGGGCGGCACCTACCTCGCCCAGCTGCTCCAGAACCACCTCGTGGTCCTGTTCGTCGTGCCGTCGATCTTCGCCATCGGCGCGATGATCCTGTTCGCGGTGATCCTGCCCGACCAGCGGCTGCGCGTGAAGCCGGGGGCGATGACGCCCTCGGAATGGATCACCACGCTGTGGCTGAACCCCCTGAAGCACCCCGACTTCGCCCTCGCCTGGTGGTCGCGCTTCCTCATCACGCTCGCCACGTTCATGTTCACGACGTTCCGGCTCTTCTACCTGCGCGACAAGCTCGGCCTGGCGGAGAGCGCCGCGCCGGCGGCGGTCACGGTCGGGGTCCTGATCTACACCATCGCGCTCGTCGTGTCGGGCTACGTCGCGGGCAAGATCTCCGACCGGACCGGCAGGCGGAAGTTCCTGGTCGCGGGCTCCACGCTGCTCTTCGGCGTCGGCATCGTGCTGCTGGCGCACGTCAGCACGCTGGCCGGCTTCTACGTCGTCGAGGGGATCCTGGGCGTCGCGTACGGCATCTACGTCGGGGTCGACCTCGCGCTGGTCGTCGACGTCCTGCCCAACCCGGACGACGCGGGCAAGGACCTCGGCGTGTTCAACATGGCCAACGCCCTGCCGCAGAGCGCGGCCCCGGCCATCGGGGCGCTGCTGCTCTCGATCGGAGCCGTGGGGGCCGACAAGAACTACACGCTGCTGCTCTACTCGGCCGGGGTGGCGGCCCTGATCGGCGCCCTGGTCGTGCTGCCGATCAAGAAGGTGAAGTGA
- a CDS encoding SulP family inorganic anion transporter, giving the protein MPAASPPDSVLAALRSPRRLRTEVLAGLVVALALIPEAISFSIIAGVDPRVGLFASFTMAVTIAFVGGRPAMISAATGAVALVIAPLVRAYGLDYLVVTVLLAGVLQIVLSLLGVARLMRFVPRSVMIGFVNALAILIFTSQMPYLIGVPWLVYPMVAAGIAVMVFLPRLTRVVPAPLVAIVLITVTVVVLGLQVPTVGDQGALPDSLPSLFFPDVPLTWATLRIIAPFAFAVALVGILESLMTAKLVDEVTDSHSDKRRETWGQGVANIVTGLFGGMGGCAMIGQTMINTKVSGARTRISTFLAGVFLLILVVVLGDVVAGIPMAALVAVMIMVSVGTFDWHSIRPSTLRRMPLSATVIMLATVVVTVATHNLAYGVLVGVVVACLFFARRVAHFTEVVDVAHPDEDTRVYAVRGALFFASSNDLVGQFDYAGDPAHVVIDLSGAQIYDSSTVAALDSIELKYRQRGKRVEIVGLNEPSQAWHSRLTGQLGAGD; this is encoded by the coding sequence GTGCCCGCAGCATCCCCACCCGACTCCGTCCTGGCCGCGCTGCGCTCGCCGCGTCGTCTGCGCACGGAGGTGCTCGCCGGGCTGGTCGTCGCGCTGGCGCTGATCCCCGAGGCGATCTCGTTCTCGATCATCGCGGGCGTCGACCCGCGGGTCGGGCTGTTCGCCTCCTTCACGATGGCGGTGACGATCGCGTTCGTCGGCGGTCGGCCGGCCATGATCTCGGCCGCGACGGGTGCGGTCGCGCTGGTCATCGCGCCGCTCGTACGGGCGTACGGGCTCGACTACCTGGTCGTCACGGTGCTCCTGGCCGGGGTGCTGCAGATCGTGCTCAGCCTGCTCGGCGTCGCCCGGCTCATGCGCTTCGTGCCGCGCAGCGTCATGATCGGCTTCGTCAACGCGCTGGCGATCCTGATCTTCACCAGTCAGATGCCGTACCTCATCGGGGTGCCGTGGCTCGTCTACCCGATGGTGGCGGCCGGGATCGCCGTCATGGTCTTCCTCCCGCGGCTGACCCGCGTCGTCCCGGCGCCGCTGGTGGCGATCGTGCTGATCACGGTCACCGTCGTCGTCCTGGGCCTGCAGGTGCCGACGGTCGGCGACCAGGGCGCGCTGCCCGACAGCCTGCCGAGCCTGTTCTTCCCCGACGTGCCCCTGACCTGGGCGACCCTGCGGATCATCGCGCCGTTCGCGTTCGCGGTGGCGCTGGTCGGGATCCTGGAGTCGTTGATGACGGCCAAGCTCGTCGACGAGGTCACCGACAGCCACTCGGACAAGCGGCGGGAGACCTGGGGCCAGGGCGTGGCGAACATCGTCACCGGGCTCTTCGGGGGCATGGGCGGCTGCGCGATGATCGGCCAGACGATGATCAACACGAAGGTCTCGGGGGCGCGGACGCGGATCTCGACGTTCCTGGCCGGGGTGTTCCTGCTGATCCTCGTCGTCGTGCTCGGCGACGTCGTGGCCGGGATCCCGATGGCCGCGCTGGTCGCCGTGATGATCATGGTGTCGGTCGGGACCTTCGACTGGCACAGCATCCGGCCGTCCACGCTGCGGCGGATGCCGCTGAGCGCCACGGTGATCATGCTGGCCACCGTCGTCGTGACGGTCGCAACCCACAACCTGGCGTACGGCGTGCTCGTCGGCGTCGTCGTGGCCTGCCTGTTCTTCGCCCGCCGGGTCGCGCACTTCACCGAGGTCGTCGACGTCGCGCACCCCGACGAGGACACCCGCGTCTACGCGGTGCGCGGGGCGCTGTTCTTCGCCTCGAGCAACGACCTCGTCGGTCAGTTCGACTACGCCGGCGACCCGGCCCACGTGGTCATCGACCTCAGCGGCGCGCAGATCTACGACTCCTCGACCGTCGCGGCGCTGGACTCGATCGAGCTCAAGTACCGCCAGCGCGGCAAACGGGTGGAGATCGTCGGTCTCAACGAGCCCAGCCAGGCCTGGCACTCCCGCCTCACCGGTCAGCTCGGTGCCGGTGACTGA
- a CDS encoding DEAD/DEAH box helicase — MVSAVGIGDVRALLTDGTFDVGTRHRGLAYARGGRVSHLEQDWADGSLFASALVRGSETYRTTLMIEPGGPDGLRVRTGCSCPVGDACKHAYALVSALTSAAAGVGEGRRPDWRTVLDGVLDEAAGAATAPVPDVVLGVELVLPKPPPRSRWGPAEAPFRVWVRAVRKGKNGRWVRRGVEWSRIGTDPYGSAWVRTPEVADGDPADLEALADLKNALLGRRGYLATSSDAIDLHAAGPGLWRALERVVARGLPLVVPGGADVRLVDAATLGVDVRRPSAKSGEAGEVEVSVGVTADGVRYAAEDVALVGEPPHGVVLRRRPTDDPATTTSLVLAPLAGPVPPSVRSWLDTGLDLRVGAEALPELVGEYLPALASTVEVTSRDGSVDIPGPAVVTLRGDVTWSEDGRVELGWRWLYRRGDQAQQFPLDGQDGPRGWRDRGAEAALVDRLGWDPELDALLGLRLRGPGTLTASVSLRDVEAMRFAERDLPRLQAHPELEVVTNGSPPAFREVTGLPQVQFHPRGAAMRHDQTDWLDLEVLVSVEDDELGTVWLGLPTVLKALATGQTVVMLRKGAYVNLDRPELDRLARLVQEARTFTDRRSARRRTEEPDDDAEAELAAGLGADSDVIRLSRQAHGLLADVHEIGATEGQLSEWAAASAALRGLAEEGAELPVEPLPVDLRATLRPYQHEGYQWLSFLRRQRLGGILADDMGLGKTVQTLAMIARAREEQEEREDGTARRPFLVVVPSSVVATWRSEAGRFTPGLRLATVTGATARRGWSLSRLLDPPDPDEQVDVVVTTYTLLRLEAADYAAVRWAGLVLDEAQAVKNHRSKTWSALRDVEADCRFAITGTPLENNLMELWSILSLTAPGMFPYAESFRTTVAQPIEQQADPQALPALLKRIRPVVLRRTKELVAGDLPPKQVQVVEVELSQQHRVLYDTHLARERQRLLKLLDDDEGVEHNRITILASLTRLRQLALDPALVDPVHSDVGSAKIDELLDRLEELAAEGHRALVFSQFTRFLGRIRARLDAAGIPYAYLDGRTRNRAEVVDGFRQGTAPVFLISLKAGGVGLNLTEADYVFVLDPWWNPAVEAQAIDRTHRIGQTRPVMVYRLVAADTVEQKVVALSARKAELFASVLDGEVELGAALTARDIAALVG; from the coding sequence GTGGTGAGCGCGGTCGGGATCGGCGACGTGCGTGCGCTGCTGACCGACGGCACGTTCGACGTGGGCACGCGGCATCGGGGGCTGGCGTACGCGCGCGGGGGCCGGGTCAGCCACCTCGAGCAGGACTGGGCCGACGGCTCCCTCTTCGCCTCCGCCCTCGTGAGGGGCAGCGAGACCTACCGGACCACGCTGATGATCGAGCCCGGCGGCCCGGACGGGCTGCGCGTCCGCACCGGCTGCAGCTGCCCGGTCGGTGACGCCTGCAAGCACGCGTACGCCCTCGTCTCGGCGCTGACCTCGGCGGCCGCGGGGGTGGGCGAGGGTCGGCGCCCGGACTGGCGGACGGTGCTCGACGGGGTGCTCGACGAGGCGGCGGGCGCGGCCACCGCTCCCGTCCCGGACGTCGTGCTGGGGGTGGAGCTCGTCCTGCCCAAGCCGCCGCCCCGGTCGCGCTGGGGCCCCGCGGAGGCACCGTTCCGCGTGTGGGTCCGCGCCGTGCGCAAGGGGAAGAACGGGCGCTGGGTCCGGCGCGGGGTGGAGTGGTCGCGGATCGGGACCGACCCGTACGGCTCGGCCTGGGTGCGGACGCCCGAGGTCGCGGACGGCGACCCCGCCGACCTCGAGGCCCTCGCGGACCTGAAGAACGCCCTGCTGGGGCGCCGCGGCTACCTGGCGACGTCCTCCGACGCCATCGACCTGCACGCCGCCGGGCCCGGGCTCTGGCGGGCCCTGGAGCGCGTGGTCGCGCGCGGGCTGCCGCTGGTCGTGCCGGGCGGTGCCGACGTCCGGCTCGTCGACGCCGCGACCCTCGGGGTGGACGTACGGCGCCCGTCCGCCAAGAGCGGGGAGGCCGGGGAGGTCGAGGTCAGCGTCGGCGTGACCGCGGACGGCGTGCGCTACGCCGCCGAGGACGTCGCGCTGGTGGGGGAGCCACCCCACGGCGTGGTGCTGCGGCGGCGCCCGACCGACGACCCGGCGACGACCACCTCGCTGGTGCTCGCCCCGCTCGCCGGCCCGGTGCCGCCGTCGGTCCGCTCCTGGCTCGACACCGGCCTCGACCTCCGCGTGGGCGCCGAGGCGCTGCCGGAGCTCGTGGGGGAGTACCTGCCCGCCCTCGCGTCGACCGTCGAGGTCACGTCCCGCGACGGGTCGGTGGACATCCCCGGCCCCGCCGTCGTCACCCTGCGCGGCGACGTGACCTGGAGCGAGGACGGCCGCGTCGAGCTCGGCTGGCGCTGGCTCTACCGCCGCGGCGACCAGGCCCAGCAGTTCCCGCTCGACGGCCAGGACGGTCCCCGCGGCTGGCGCGACCGCGGGGCGGAGGCCGCCCTGGTGGACCGGCTCGGCTGGGACCCCGAGCTCGACGCGCTGCTCGGCCTGCGGCTGCGCGGCCCCGGCACGCTGACGGCGAGCGTCAGTCTGCGCGACGTCGAGGCCATGCGGTTCGCGGAACGTGACCTGCCGCGCCTCCAGGCCCACCCGGAGCTGGAGGTCGTCACCAACGGCTCGCCGCCCGCGTTCCGCGAGGTCACCGGGCTCCCGCAGGTCCAGTTCCACCCGCGCGGTGCGGCGATGCGCCACGACCAGACCGACTGGCTCGACCTCGAGGTGCTGGTGTCCGTCGAGGACGACGAGCTGGGCACCGTGTGGCTCGGGCTGCCGACGGTGCTGAAGGCGCTGGCCACCGGCCAGACGGTCGTCATGCTGCGCAAGGGCGCGTACGTGAACCTCGACCGGCCCGAGCTCGACCGCCTGGCGCGGCTCGTGCAGGAGGCGCGGACGTTCACCGACCGGCGGTCCGCGCGGCGCCGGACGGAGGAGCCGGACGACGACGCCGAGGCCGAGCTCGCGGCGGGTCTTGGGGCGGACAGCGACGTGATCCGACTCAGCCGGCAGGCCCACGGCCTGCTCGCGGACGTCCACGAGATCGGGGCGACCGAGGGTCAGCTGAGCGAGTGGGCCGCCGCCTCGGCCGCGCTGCGCGGGCTGGCCGAGGAGGGCGCGGAGCTCCCGGTCGAGCCCCTGCCCGTCGACCTGCGGGCCACGCTGCGGCCGTACCAGCACGAGGGCTACCAGTGGCTGAGCTTCCTGCGTCGCCAGCGGCTCGGCGGGATCCTGGCCGACGACATGGGCCTGGGCAAGACCGTGCAGACGCTGGCGATGATCGCCCGAGCGCGCGAGGAGCAGGAGGAGCGTGAGGACGGGACCGCGCGGCGACCGTTCCTGGTCGTCGTCCCGTCCAGCGTGGTCGCGACGTGGCGCTCCGAGGCGGGACGCTTCACCCCCGGCCTCCGCCTGGCCACCGTCACCGGTGCGACGGCGCGGCGGGGCTGGTCGCTCTCCCGCCTGCTGGACCCGCCCGACCCCGACGAGCAGGTCGACGTCGTCGTGACGACGTACACGCTGCTGCGTCTCGAGGCGGCCGACTACGCCGCCGTGCGGTGGGCCGGGCTGGTCCTCGACGAGGCGCAGGCGGTGAAGAACCACCGCAGCAAGACCTGGTCGGCCCTGCGCGACGTCGAGGCCGACTGCCGCTTCGCCATCACGGGCACGCCGCTGGAGAACAACCTGATGGAGCTGTGGTCGATCCTGTCGCTCACCGCTCCCGGCATGTTCCCGTACGCGGAGTCGTTCCGGACCACGGTCGCCCAGCCGATCGAGCAGCAGGCCGACCCGCAGGCGCTGCCCGCCCTGCTGAAGCGGATCCGGCCCGTCGTGCTGCGCCGGACGAAGGAGCTGGTGGCCGGCGACCTGCCACCCAAGCAGGTCCAGGTGGTCGAGGTCGAGCTGTCCCAGCAGCACCGCGTGCTCTACGACACCCACCTCGCCCGCGAGCGCCAACGGCTGCTCAAGCTGCTCGACGACGACGAGGGCGTCGAGCACAACCGCATCACGATCCTCGCCTCGCTCACGCGGCTGCGGCAGCTCGCGCTCGACCCCGCGCTCGTGGACCCGGTCCACTCCGACGTCGGCTCGGCCAAGATCGACGAGCTGCTCGACCGCCTCGAGGAGCTGGCTGCAGAGGGCCACCGGGCGCTGGTGTTCAGCCAGTTCACCCGGTTCCTGGGGCGGATCCGGGCCCGCCTCGACGCGGCCGGGATCCCGTACGCGTACCTCGACGGGAGGACGCGCAACCGGGCCGAGGTGGTCGACGGGTTCCGGCAGGGCACGGCACCCGTGTTCCTCATCAGCCTCAAGGCCGGCGGCGTCGGGCTCAACCTCACCGAGGCCGACTACGTCTTCGTCCTCGACCCCTGGTGGAACCCGGCGGTCGAGGCCCAGGCGATCGACCGGACGCACCGGATCGGCCAGACCCGGCCCGTCATGGTCTACCGCCTGGTGGCCGCCGACACCGTGGAGCAGAAGGTCGTCGCGCTGTCGGCACGCAAGGCGGAGCTGTTCGCGAGCGTGCTCGACGGCGAGGTCGAGCTCGGCGCCGCCCTGACGGCCCGGGACATCGCGGCGCTGGTCGGCTGA
- a CDS encoding CDP-glycerol glycerophosphotransferase family protein, with translation MRTRTHVPDAAEPRPTIVYDSFAGRYSDSPRALHTWLTPRVDADHVWLVDPAHRAGFPSGVATVPYGSAESVAALEAADLVVGNTHIEISWTKRPGSTYLQLWHGTPLKTVHRDVRWAPPGRLDWLEEDVARWDHLLSPSPASTPRLRSAFRWGGSVLELGYPRNDVLQRPVVDEVRARTRASLGLADDETVVLYAPTFRDRMFDDRSTPLHLALDLERLVADLGPGVRVLTRVHYFMTDRLVRVEVPGVLDVSWHPDIAELYAAADVLVTDYSSSMFDFAVTGKPLIFYTYDLETYRDVDRGFYFELEPVAPGPVVRTQEALTAALTDLPGVRRAYATAYREFRRTYCALDDGHATRRVGRFVKGQLLAQRDEALAGL, from the coding sequence ATGAGAACGCGCACCCACGTCCCCGACGCCGCTGAGCCCCGTCCGACGATCGTCTACGACTCGTTCGCCGGCCGCTACAGCGACAGCCCACGCGCGCTCCACACGTGGCTCACGCCGCGCGTGGACGCCGACCACGTGTGGCTCGTGGACCCCGCGCACCGGGCCGGGTTCCCGTCGGGGGTCGCGACCGTGCCGTACGGGTCCGCGGAGTCCGTCGCCGCGCTCGAGGCGGCCGACCTCGTCGTGGGCAACACCCACATCGAGATCAGCTGGACCAAGCGACCGGGCTCGACCTACCTCCAGCTCTGGCACGGCACGCCGCTGAAGACCGTGCACCGCGACGTCCGGTGGGCGCCGCCCGGCCGCCTGGACTGGCTGGAGGAGGACGTCGCGCGCTGGGACCACCTGCTCTCCCCGAGCCCGGCGAGCACGCCCCGGCTGCGCAGCGCGTTCCGCTGGGGCGGGTCGGTCCTCGAGCTCGGCTATCCCCGCAACGACGTGCTGCAGCGCCCCGTGGTGGACGAGGTCCGCGCCCGCACCCGGGCGTCGCTCGGCCTGGCCGACGACGAGACCGTCGTGCTCTACGCGCCGACCTTCCGCGACCGGATGTTCGACGACCGCTCCACCCCGCTGCACCTCGCCCTGGACCTGGAGCGGCTTGTCGCCGACCTCGGCCCCGGGGTGCGGGTGCTGACCCGGGTGCACTACTTCATGACCGACCGCCTCGTGCGGGTCGAGGTGCCCGGCGTGCTCGACGTCTCCTGGCACCCCGACATCGCCGAGCTCTACGCGGCCGCCGACGTGCTGGTGACCGACTACTCGTCGTCGATGTTCGACTTCGCGGTCACGGGCAAGCCGCTGATCTTCTACACCTACGACCTCGAGACCTACCGTGACGTCGACCGCGGCTTCTACTTCGAGCTCGAGCCCGTGGCGCCCGGACCGGTCGTCCGCACCCAGGAGGCGCTGACCGCCGCCCTGACCGACCTGCCCGGCGTCCGGCGGGCGTACGCGACGGCCTACCGGGAGTTCCGCCGCACCTACTGCGCCCTCGACGACGGCCACGCCACCCGGCGGGTCGGCCGCTTCGTCAAGGGTCAGCTGCTCGCCCAGCGGGACGAGGCCCTGGCGGGTCTCTGA